One segment of Brassica napus cultivar Da-Ae chromosome C3, Da-Ae, whole genome shotgun sequence DNA contains the following:
- the LOC106406307 gene encoding shaggy-related protein kinase eta, translated as MADDKEVPAAVVNGHDQVTGHIISTTIGGKNGEPKQTISYMAERVVGTGSFGIVFQAKCLETGETVAIKKVLQDRRYKNRELQLMRVMDHPNVVCLKHCFFSTTSKDELFLNLVMEYVPESLYRVLKHYSTANQRMPLVYVKLYMYQIFRGLAYMHNVAGVCHRDLKPQNLLVDPLTHQVKICDFGSAKQLVKGEANISYICSRFYRAPELIFGATEYTTSIDIWSAGCVLAELLLGQPLFPGENAVDQLVEIIKVLGTPTREEIRCMNPHYTDFRFPQIKAHPWHKIFHKRMPPEAIDFASRLLQYSPSLRCTALEACAHPFFDELREPNARLPNGRPFPPIFNFKQEVAGASPELVNKLIPDHIKRQLGLSFLNQSGT; from the exons ATGGCTGACGATAAG GAGGTGCCTGCTGCTGTAGTTAACGGACACGATCAAGTCACTGGCCACATAATCTCCACAACTATCGGAGGCAAAAACGGAGAACCAAAACAGACGATAAGTTACATGGCGGAGCGAGTCGTCGGAACAGGCTCCTTCGGGATAGTCTTCCAGGCCAAGTGTTTGGAGACCGGAGAAACCGTGGCGATAAAGAAGGTTCTGCAAGACAGGAGGTACAAGAACCGAGAGCTTCAGCTGATGCGCGTCATGGACCATCCTAATGTGGTTTGTTTGAAGCATTGCTTCTTCTCCACCACTAGTAAAGACGAGCTGTTTCTCAACTTGGTTATGGAGTATGTACCCGAGAGCTTGTACCGTGTTCTGAAACATTACAGCACTGCCAACCAGAGAATGCCTCTTGTCTATGTTAAACTCTACATGTACCAG ATCTTCAGGGGACTTGCTTATATGCACAATGTTGCTGGAGTTTGTCACAGAGATCTAAAGCCTCAAAATCTTCTG GTTGATCCTCTGACTCATCAAGTCAAGATCTGTGACTTTGGGAGTGCTAAACAGCTT GTTAAAGGTGAAGCCAACATCTCTTACATATGTTCAAGATTCTACCGTGCACCCGAGCTCATATTCGGTGCCACCGAGTACACAACTTCCATTGATATCTGGTCTGCTGGTTGTGTTCTTGCTGAGCTTCTTCTCGGTCAg CCATTATTCCCTGGAGAAAATGCTGTGGATCAGCTTGTTGAAATCATCAAA GTTCTTGGTACACCAACTCGAGAAGAGATCCGTTGTATGAATCCACATTACACAGACTTTAGGTTCCCTCAGATAAAGGCACACCCTTGGCACAAGATTTTCCATAAAAGGATGCCTCCAGAAGCTATTGATTTCGCATCAAGGCTGCTTCAGTACTCTCCAAGTCTTAGATGCACAGCG CTGGAAGCATGTGCACATCCGTTCTTTGATGAGCTCAGAGAACCAAATGCTCGTTTACCAAACGGACGGCCTTTCCCGCCTATCTTCAACTTCAAACAAGAGGTAGCTGGAGCATCACCTGAGCTGGTCAACAAGTTGATTCCAGACCATATCAAGAGACAGTTGGGTCTGAGTTTCTTGAATCAGTCTGGAACTTAA
- the LOC125583781 gene encoding receptor-like protein 51: MKPLSPSLPLLLLLLLLPSPTSFAAPSLSPTPSPTISPIPRTSPRTSSSPLDPKHLKALESLNIPTAKNPCDHRPTSKPSSTVVTCDAGSPFRLVTSLSFTNCSSDLSISSAALRALSPSLTSLSFLNCPSLSPPPRLPTSLRSFAATSSFLRRRNGLSGVYLARLVNLTDLTVSSVPVSTSGLFVILGNMRKIASLTISHANLSGNIPKSLHSNLTFIDLSDNLIKGSIPTSITQLSNLKSLNLSSNSISGEIPDSIGDLISLKNLSLSSNKLSGPIPDSISSIPDLTHLDLSGNQLNGTVPRFITKMKSLKHLNLANNDFRGVLPFNASFLKKLEVFKVGGNSDLCYNRTVLSSKMKLGIAQCDKHGLPLSPPPQKEDSSSDYDYGSEDETSVKKKEGGHGPNKVVLGVSIGLASLVFLIIFLILCAKWCG; encoded by the coding sequence aTGAAACCTCTGTCACCGTCATTACCGTTactcctccttctcctcctcctcccctcACCCACTAGCTTCGCCGCTCCTTCCTTATCTCCGACCCCTTCTCCAACCATCTCTCCCATTCCTCGAACATCTCCTCGCACCTCCTCTTCCCCATTAGACCCAAAACACCTCAAGGCCCTCGAATCCCTCAACATCCCCACCGCCAAAAACCCCTGCGACCACCGTCCCACCTCCAAACCCTCCTCCACCGTCGTGACCTGCGACGCCGGCTCCCCATTCCGCCTCGTCACATCCCTCTCCTTCACAAACTGCTCCTCCGACCTATCCATCTCCTCCGCAGCGCTCAGAGCCCTCTCCCCCTCCCTCACCTCCCTCTCTTTCCTCAACTGCCCTTCTCTCTCCCCTCCTCCTCGCCTCCCCACCTCCCTCCGCTCCTTCGCCGCCACCTCCTCCTTCCTCCGCCGCCGCAATGGCCTCTCCGGAGTCTACCTCGCTCGCCTCGTTAACCTCACCGACCTCACCGTCTCCTCCGTCCCCGTCTCCACCTCCGGCCTCTTCGTCATCCTCGGAAACATGCGCAAGATCGCCTCCCTCACCATCTCACACGCGAATCTCTCCGGCAACATCCCTAAGTCCCTCCACTCGAATCTCACATTCATCGACTTATCAGACAATCTCATCAAAGGCTCAATCCCCACTTCGATCACTCAACTCTCCAACCTCAAATCTCTAAACTTGTCTTCGAACTCCATCTCCGGCGAGATCCCCGACAGCATCGGCGACCTAATCTCCCTAAAGAATCTATCGTTATCCTCCAACAAGCTCTCCGGGCCAATCCCAGATTCGATCTCGTCGATTCCAGACCTTACGCACTTAGATCTGAGCGGAAACCAACTAAACGGCACCGTTCCGAGGTTCATCACCAAGATGAAGAGCCTCAAGCACTTGAATCTCGCTAACAACGACTTCCGTGGAGTCCTTCCGTTCAATGCGAGCTTCTTGAAGAAGCTTGAAGTGTTCAAAGTGGGAGGGAACAGTGACCTCTGTTACAACCGCACTGTGCTGTCTTCAAAGATGAAGTTAGGGATTGCCCAGTGTGATAAACATGGTTTGCCTTTGTCTCCGCCGCCGCAGAAGGAGGATTCGAGTTCTGATTATGATTACGGTAGTGAAGATGAGACtagtgtgaagaagaaggaaggaGGTCATGGTCCTAATAAGGTTGTGCTTGGTGTTTCCATTGGACTTGCTTCGCTTGTcttcttgatcattttcttGATCCTTTGCGCCAAATGGTGTGGTTGA